Proteins co-encoded in one Aspergillus fumigatus Af293 chromosome 6, whole genome shotgun sequence genomic window:
- a CDS encoding carboxymuconolactone decarboxylase family protein: MTAVQIWEETIPAAKINSTAYIPTIQLDTHSNIFEKKSHCTMRLPYAPSTPPRDADPSTTEIYARIAARRHPRPLIPLDLSLLHSPPVADGWNSFLGAIRTRTILPGALLELSVCRVAVLNGAVYEWNAHAPLALKDGVTADELRAVREVEATTTDAGKEALGRSVLSEVQRAVVRYTDEMTLRVRVEEETFEDLRRVGLNEREIVELTTGVAAYNCVSRVLVALDVGENNGREMKSVEELVA; encoded by the exons ATGACGGCAGTGCAGATCTGGGAAGAAACAATACCCGCGGCTAAAATCAATTCCACCGCATACATCCCTAC CATTCAACTCGATACACATTCCAACATATTCGAAAAAAAATCACACTGCACCATGCGCCTCCCCTACGCTCCCTCCACCCCACCCCGCGACGCCGACCCCTCCACCACCGAAATCTACGCCCGCATCGCCGCCCGCAGACACCCCCGCCCACTCATTCCCCTAGATCTCTCCCTGCTACACTCCCCCCCCGTCGCCGACGGCTGGAACAGTTTCCTGGGCGCCATCCGCACGCGCACAATCCTCCCCGGTGCGCTCCTCGAGCTCTCCGTCTGCCGCGTGGCGGTCCTCAACGGCGCCGTGTACGAGTGGAACGCGCACGCGCCGCTCGCGCTGAAGGACGGGGTGACGGCCGACGAGCTGCGGGCGGTGCGCGAGGTCGAGGCGACGACTACGGATGCCGGCAAGGAGGCGCTGGGGCGGAGTGTGCTGAGCGAGGTGCAGAGGGCGGTGGTGCGGTATACGGATGAGATGACGCTGCGGGTGcgggtcgaggaggagacaTTCGAGGACTTACGGAGGGTTGGGCTGAATGAGAGGGAGATTGTCGAGTTGACGACGGGGGTGGCGGCGTATAACTGTGTTAGTCGGGTGTTGGTTGCTTTGGATGTGGGGGAGAATAACGGGAGGGAGATGAAAAGTGTGGAGGAGTTGGTTGCTTGA
- the egl2 gene encoding putative endoglucanase, translated as MKASTIICALLPLAVAAPNAKRASGFVWFGSNESGAEFGETKLPGVLGTDYIWPDASTIKTLHDAGMNIFRVAFRMERLIPNQMTGTPDATYLNDLKATVNAITSLGAYAVIDPHNYGRYYGNIISSTDDFAAFWKTLAAQFASNDHVIFDTNNEYHDMDQTLVLNLNQAAINAIRAAGATSQYIFVEGNSWSGAWTWTTVNDNLKALTDPQDKIVYEMHQYLDSDGSGTSATCVSSTIGQERVQAATQWLKTNGKKGIIGEFAGGANSVCQSAVTGMLDYLSANSDVWMGAAWWAAGPWWADYIFNMEPPSGTAYQNYLSLLKPYFVGGSGGNPPTTTTTTTQPTTTTTTTTAGNPGGTGLAQHWGQCGGIGWTGPTACASPYTCQKLNDYYSQCL; from the exons ATGAAGGCTTCCACTATTATCTGCGCACTTCTCCCCCTTGCTGTGGCGGCGCCGAATGCGAAGCGGGCTTCTGGGTTTGTCT GGTTCGGAAGTAACGAGTCTGGCGCTGAGTTCGGAGAGACCAAGCTGCCTGGCGTGCTGGGGACGGATTATATCTGGCCCGATGCGTCGACGATCAAGACTCTGCATGATGCGGGGATGAACATCTTCCGGGTTGCTTTCCGCATGGAGAGGCTGATCCCGAATCAGATGACGGGGACTCCGGATGCGACGTACCTGAATGATCTCAAGGCG ACTGTCAATGCGATTACGAGTCTGGGGGCGTACGCGGTTATTGATCCCCATAACTATGGAAGATA CTACGGGAACATCATCTCGTCGACTGACGACTTTGCCGCGTTCTGGAAGACTCTGGCTGCCCAGTTTGCGTCCAATGACCATGTCATTTTTGACACCA ACAACGAGTACCATGACATGGACCAGACGCTCGTGCTCAACCTCAACCAGGCTgccatcaacgccatccgTGCTGCAGGCGCCACGTCGCAGTACATTTTCGTCGAGGGCAACTCGTGGTCCGGCGCGTGGACCTGGACCACCGTCAACGACAACCTCAAGGCCCTCACCGACCCGCAGGATAAGATCGTCTACGAGATGCACCAGTATCTCGACTCCGACGGGTCCGGCACGTCGGCCACCTGCGTGAGCTCCACCATCGGCCAGGAGCGCGTGCAGGCCGCCACACAGTGGTTGAAGACCAATGGTAAGAAAGGTATCATTGGCGAGTTCGCTGGAGGCGCCAACAGCGTGTGCCAGTCCGCTGTCACAGGCATGCTTGACTACCTGTCTGCCAACTCGGATGTGTGGATGGGCGCGGCATGGTGGGCCGCTGGTCCCTGGTGGGCAGATTACATCTTCAACATGGAGCCGCCGTCGGGTACTGCCTATCAGAACTATCTCTCGTTGTTGAAGCCGTATTTCGTCGGTGGTTCGGGTGGTAACCCCCCAACGACCACCACAACTACCACCCAGCCTACTACCACCACTACCACGACCACGGCCGGGAACCCTGGTGGCACCGGACTCGCACAGCACTGGGGCCAATGCGGTGGAATCGGATGGACCGGGCCAACAGCCTGCGCGAGCCCCTATACCTGCCAGAAGCTGAACGACTACTACTCTCAATGCCTGTAG
- the cbhB gene encoding putative 1,4-beta-D-glucan-cellobiohydrolyase: protein MLASTFSYRMYKTALILAALLGSGQAQQVGTSQAEVHPSMTWQSCTAGGSCTTNNGKVVIDANWRWVHKVGDYTNCYTGNTWDTTICPDDATCASNCALEGANYESTYGVTASGNSLRLNFVTTSQQKNIGSRLYMMKDDSTYEMFKLLNQEFTFDVDVSNLPCGLNGALYFVAMDADGGMSKYPTNKAGAKYGTGYCDSQCPRDLKFINGQANVEGWQPSSNDANAGTGNHGSCCAEMDIWEANSISTAFTPHPCDTPGQVMCTGDACGGTYSSDRYGGTCDPDGCDFNSFRQGNKTFYGPGMTVDTKSKFTVVTQFITDDGTSSGTLKEIKRFYVQNGKVIPNSESTWTGVSGNSITTEYCTAQKSLFQDQNVFEKHGGLEGMGAALAQGMVLVMSLWDDHSANMLWLDSNYPTTASSTTPGVARGTCDISSGVPADVEANHPDAYVVYSNIKVGPIGSTFNSGGSNPGGGTTTTTTTQPTTTTTTAGNPGGTGVAQHYGQCGGIGWTGPTTCASPYTCQKLNDYYSQCL, encoded by the coding sequence ATGCTGGcctccaccttctcctacCGCATGTACAAGACCGCGCTCATCCTGGCCGCCCTTCTGGGCTCTGGCCAGGCTCAGCAGGTCGGTACTTCCCAGGCGGAAGTGCATCCGTCCATGACCTGGCAGAGCTGCACGGCTGGCGGCAGCTGCACCACCAACAACGGCAAGGTGGTCATCGACGCGAACTGGCGTTGGGTGCACAAAGTCGGCGACTACACCAACTGCTACACCGGCAACACCTGGGACACGACTATCTGCCCTGACGATGCGACCTGCGCATCCAACTGCGCCCTTGAGGGTGCCAACTACGAATCCACCTATGGTGTGACCGCCAGCGGCAATTCCCTCCGCCTCAACTTCGTCACCACCAGCCAGCAGAAGAACATTGGCTCGCGTCTGTACATGATGAAGGACGACTCGACCTACGAGATGTTTAAGCTGCTGAACCAGGAGTTCACcttcgatgtcgatgtctCCAACCTCCCCTGCGGTCTCAACGGTGCTCTGTACTTTGTCGCCATGGACGCCGACGGTGGCATGTCCAAGTACCCAACCAACAAGGCCGGTGCCAAGTACGGTACTGGATACTGTGACTCGCAGTGCCCTCGCGACCTCAAGTTCATCAACGGTCAGGCCAACGTTGAAGGGTGGCAGCCCTCCTCCAACGATGCCAATGCGGGTACCGGCAACCACGGGTCCTGCTGCGCGGAGATGGATATCTGGGAGGCCAACAGCATCTCCACGGCCTTCACCCCCCATCCGTGCGACACGCCCGGCCAGGTGATGTGCACCGGTGATGCCTGCGGTGGCACCTACAGCTCCGACCGCTACGGCGGCACCTGCGACCCCGACGGATGTGATTTCAACTCCTTCCGCCAGGGCAACAAGACCTTCTACGGCCCTGGCATGACCGTCGACACCAAGAGCAAGTTTACCGTCGTCACCCAGTTCATCACCGACGACGGCACCTCCAGCGGCAccctcaaggagatcaagcgCTTCTACGTGCAGAACGGCAAGGTGATCCCCAACTCGGAGTCGACCTGGACCGGCGTCAGCGGCAACTCCATCACCACCGAGTACTGCACCGCCCAGAAAAGCCTGTTCCAGGACCAGAACGTCTTCGAAAAGCACGGCGGCCTCGAGGGCATGGGTGCTGCCCTCGCCCAGGGCATGGTTCTCGTCATGTCCCTGTGGGATGATCACTCGGCCAACATGCTCTGGCTCGACAGCAACTACCCGACCACTGCCTCTTCCACCACTCCCGGCGTCGCCCGTGGTACCTGCGACATCTCCTCCGGCGTCCCTGCGGATGTCGAGGCGAACCACCCCGACGCCTACGTCGTCTACTCCAACATCAAGGTCGGCCCCATCGGCTCGACCTTCAACAGCGGTGGCTCGAACCCCGGTGGCGGAACCACCACGACAACTACCACCCAGCCTACTaccaccacgaccacggCTGGAAACCCTGGCGGCACCGGAGTCGCACAGCACTATGGCCAGTGTGGTGGAATCGGATGGACCGGACCCACAACCTGTGCCAGCCCTTATACCTGCCAGAAGCTGAATGATTATTACTCTCAGTGCCTGTAG
- a CDS encoding formyltetrahydrofolate deformylase, with protein MDSFILTLSCPDRPGIVHAVTAFLVARNLNIVDSSQFGDPTSKRFFMRMHFAASASATEATEEHPKLSVEDLRAAFEPTAKSLAMDFAIHPAAQKPRVLIMVSKIGHCLNDLLFRQSTGQLAIEVPLIISNHPDFAPLAATYNVPFVHLPVTPDTKQQQETRVLELVREHQIDLVVLARYMQVLSPMLCEALSGRIINIHHSFLPSFKGAKPYHQAYDRGVKIIGATAHFVTSDLDEGPIIEQNVVRVNHALSPKELTHAGSNVESNVLATAVKYVTERRVLLNGHKTVVFA; from the coding sequence ATGGACAGcttcatcctcaccctctcctGCCCGGACCGCCCCGGCATTGTCCACGCTGTGACCGCCTTCCTGGTTGCGCGCAACCTCAACATCGTTGACTCATCGCAATTCGGCGATCCCACCTCGAAGCGCTTCTTCATGCGCATGCACTTCGCCGCCTCCGCGTCTGCCACCGAGGCCACCGAGGAGCACCCCAAGCTGAGCGTCGAGGACCTGCGCGCCGCCTTCGAACCCACCGCCAAGTCCCTGGCCATGGACTTTGCGATCCACCCCGCCGCCCAGAAGCCCCGCGTGCTCATCATGGTCTCCAAGATCGGCCACTGCCTCAACGACCTGCTCTTCCGGCAATCCACCGGCCAGCTGGCCATCGAGGTGCCGCTGATCATCTCGAACCACCCGGACTTCGCGCCCCTCGCCGCAACCTACAACGTGCCGTTTGTGCACCTGCCCGTCACGCCGGAcaccaagcagcagcaggagacgcgcgtgctggagctggtgcgcGAGCACCAGATCGACCTGGTCGTGCTGGCGCGGTACATGCAGGTGCTGTCGCCGATGCTGTGCGAGGCCCTGTCGGGCCgcatcatcaacatccacCACAGCTTCCTGCCGAGTTTCAAGGGCGCCAAGCCCTACCACCAGGCGTATGACCGGGGGGTCAAGATCATTGGTGCCACGGCGCACTTTGTGACGAGTGACCTGGATGAGGGGCCGATCATCGAGCAGAATGTCGTAAGGGTGAACCATGCGCTGAGTCCCAAGGAGTTGACGCATGCGGGCAGCAATGTCGAGAGTAATGTGCTGGCGACGGCGGTCAAGTATGTGACCGAGCGGAGGGTTTTGCTGAATGGGCACAAGACGGTTGTTTTTGCTTAA
- a CDS encoding putative FAD-dependent isoamyl alcohol oxidase — MSVKLFSFLCVVGTAVSLATNTGGSQRSCRALPGDAAWPSASDWATLNKTINGHLITTIPEASVCHDIPFRDYNAEACALLQSTWDIATITHINSLAEILNQNFQNYSCVPFTDASRPCELGNYPSYVVNVTEAGDVQGALAFAQKHNVRIIIKNTGHDYLGKSTGKRSLSLWTHNLKNKEYIPNYKASYYQGPAAKLGAGIEGFEAYALANSTGHRIVGGTCPTVGIVVGYTQGGGHSILSSSYGVAADNVLEWEVVTVDGRHLTATPTQNADLYWALSGGGGGTTFGVVLSMTARLHIDGIVGGTLLSFNDSTVGSEAYWNAVGSFHALLPAFLDGGNSFTYSVGNTSLTAYGTMPGANATEINRLLSPFLEELASRNITPIYEPQVAPNYYEHFFTYLGPAPYETNAVVTDFFRNISQLEVFAPFYCDSFNVANNSHPDNSLHPAWCTGMLLCAPAAAWDWHATPEEMAERDEYAAKVLQPMMDAATPGGMVYLNEANHLYEDWKENFYGDKYDRLLGVKRKYDPGDVLYVKTGVGSEGWAENAEGRLMSGLDL; from the exons ATGTCTGTCAagcttttctcttttctctgcGTGGTCGGAACGGCCGTGAGCCTGGCCACCAACACCGGTGGGTCTCAGCGTTCGTGTCGTGCCCTCCCTGGGGATGCTGCCTGGCCTAGTGCTAGCGACTGGGCTACGCTGAACAAGACCATCAACGGACATTTGATTACCACTATCCCGGAGGCCAGCGTCTGCCATGATATTCCGTTTAGAGACTACAATGCCGAGGCTTGCGCTCTGCTGCAGAGCACATGGGACATTGCGACGATCACCCA CATCAACTCTCTAGCCGAGATTCTGAACCAGAATTTCCAGAACTACTCTTGCGTGCCCTTCACAGACGCGTCTCGACCGTGCGAACTGGGCAACTACCCCAGTTATGTCGTCAATGTCACCGAAGCCGGTGATGTGCAGGGTGCCCTTGCATTCGCACAGAAGCACAATGTACGGATCATTATTAAGAACACAGGCCATGA CTACCTTGGCAAATCAACAGGCAAACGCAGCCTGTCCCTCTGGACACACAATCTCAAAAACAAGGAATACATCCCGAACTACAAAGCGTCATACTATCAAGGCCCTGCCGCAAAACTCGGCGCTGGCATTGAGGGATTTGAGGCGTACGCGCTGGCGAATTCCACAGGCCACCGTATTGTGGGCGGCACCTGTCCCACAGTAGGCATTGTGGTAGGTTATACGCAGGGCGGAGGCCACTCAATCCTTTCAAGCTCGTATGGGGTGGCCGCTGACAATGTCCTTGAATGGGAGGTTGTGACTGTGGATGGGCGGCACCTAACTGCAACCCCAACCCAAAACGCTGACCTCTACTGGGCACTCagtggcggcggcggcggcaccACATTTGGAGTTGTTCTCTCCATGACAGCGCGCCTGCACATTGATGGGATAGTCGGTGGCACGCTACTGAGCTTTAATGACAGCACAGTCGGTAGTGAAGCCTACTGGAATGCAGTGGGTTCCTTCCACGCACTCCTCCCTGCCTTCCTAGATGGCGGCAACTCCTTCACCTACTCTGTGGGCAACACTTCCCTAACGGCCTACGGGACAATGCCCGGTGCCAACGCCACTGAGATCAACCGCCTCCTCAGCCCCTTTTTGGAAGAGCTGGCCTCTCGCAACATCACCCCCATCTACGAGCCCCAGGTGGCACCCAACTATTACGAGCACTTCTTCACCTACCTCGGGCCGGCTCCCTACG AGACCAACGCGGTAGTGACGGACTTCTTCCGCAACATCTCACAGCTAGAAGTCTTCGCCCCGTTTTATTGTGACAGTTTCAATGTAGCTAACAATTCTCACCCGGATAATTCCCTTCATCCGGCCTGGTGCACGGGGATGTTACTGTGCGCACCGGCGGCCGCGTGGGATTGGCATGCAACGCCTGAAGAAATGGCCGAGCGAGATGAGTATGCTGCTAAAGTGCTGCAGCCAATGATGGATGCGGCTACCCCGGGGGGGATGGTGTATCTCAACGAGGCAAATCATTTGTATGAGGATTGGAAGGAGAACTTTTATGGGGATAAATATGACAGGCTGTTGGGGGTGAAGAGGAAGTATGATCCTGGGGATGTTTTGTATGTTAAGACAGGAGTGGGGAGTGAGGGGTGGGCGGAGAATGCCGAAGGCAGGTTAATGTCGGGTTTAGATCTGTAG